The following are encoded in a window of Phaseolus vulgaris cultivar G19833 chromosome 3, P. vulgaris v2.0, whole genome shotgun sequence genomic DNA:
- the LOC137808301 gene encoding uncharacterized protein isoform X7 yields the protein MAANSGTKYVSVNLNKSYGQHSTSLGSVRTQRPGAAVAPSRPRSSHKAGPKLSVPPPLNLPSLRKEHERFDSLGSGGGPAGPGGSGSGSRPSSAGLGWTKPVTEDVSRPVIQGKPTVAAAAPVLSAVLRGEDFPSLRATLAPVPGPNQKIQENLNSIPIPKQKYSLADENVFIDEKKEGPSVNDHSSVSRSVNVVGGGDDGRGSRVVNTKYGVGRKQEEYFPGPLPLVRLNPRSDWADDERDTGHGLIREGRDHGFSKGEAYWDFDMPRVGVLPHKHDKRGPLRGSEVGKVLNSEVEAFDRMGPEGNSWKTSNLSIPKDAGNERNGIGVGARPSSGSRDVGKDGNKYVPSPFRDDDVGKRDFGRRDGQGGKQKPWNNVVEPYGDRTREQLNRNRADSVQSSVSRSAFSSGGKGLSVNDPLLNFGREKRALPKSEKNLLEDPFMKDFTGSGFDGRDLFSGGLVGVVKKKKDVLKQTDFHDPVRESFEAELERVQRMQEQERQRIIEEQERAMELARREEEERLRQAREQEERQRRLEEEAREAAWRAEQERMEALRKAEEQRLAREEEKQRIILEEDRRKHAAKQKLLELEQKIARRQAEAAKSGSNAIVVEEKMPAIVNEKETCRATDGGDWEDSERMVDRILTSASSDSSSVSRPLEMGSRSHFSRDLSSTFVDRGKPLNSWRRDTYENWNSSAFFPQEQENSHNSPRRDLSIGGKTFMRKEYNGGSGLVSSRTYYKGTISEPHLDEYAHVKPQRWNQSADGDHLSRNTADIDSDFHENYFERFGDGWTQGRTRGNPFPQFPERTYPNSESDGPYALGRSRYSVRQPRVPPPPSVGSVHRTYKNENEHPGPSAFLENEMHYNQATRSDSILPTGYDNGNRGQPEVGDGRPETAENEDHKVETTPRCDSQSSLSVSSPPSSPTHLSHDDLDDSGDSHTIPTSEDSKSAPLTAPDNESITTPAGAGNDNVVTPCAVSSGEDDEWTTENNEQFQEQEEYEDEDYQEEDEVHEGDDHAQLNQDFDDMHLQEKGLPHLMDNLVLGFDEGVQVGMPNEEFERISKDEETTFMAQASGLTLEERISYDEDHTNLQPVNETSQVNSTSSVFQESEKPAQDLVIQPSNVVSDSLGNVEASNGLLTHHSTPSSVTIAPYYSSSGQAVTSNVAAAPSQAEVPIKLQFGLFSGPSLIPSPVPAIQIGSIQMPLHLHPQVGTPLSHMHPSQPPLFQFGQLRYTSPISQGIMPLGPQSMSFVQPNMPSTFSYNQQPGGQMPVQTGPETSDSFIKNEMRHHSVDSQAGNSRNKLPQGSLPREDAGNITGIKQGRIEAAHDSNNSTRTSTSFPLDKQGNQNVVGKNSNIPSNSKESDVHATIRDSQHHSVSKENFTESRTQFPASGGRGKRYIFTVKNSNSRPSGPSARVNRPEPGGFMRRPRRNMQRTEFRVRESGDKRQSTSSVLTDQFGLENKSNTNGRGAGIPGRPGPRKGTNNKLGKQIVESATENTQGMDSGSRVEKVDGKESTKTQNFSHTGNLKRNLCSEDDVDAPLQSGVIRVFEQPGIEAPSDEDDFIEVRSKRQMLNDRREQREKEIKAKSRVAKVQRRPRSSSQSVVAVANPTKGSMTPVEVVNSIHAAFVAAEVRGMAKMDASSGFNSSILSQALPPIGTPPLKIDSQTDLRSQISRSLQTSVPAVSGSENDPGSGVIFESKNKVLDNVQTSLGSWSNAQISQQVMALTQTQLDEAMKPQQFDSQASVGNITGAVNEPSLPTSSILTKEKTFSSAASPINSLLAGEKIQFGAVTSPTVLPSSSRVVSHGIGPPRSSRSDMQMTHTLAGSDNDCSLFFDKEKHGNKSHGHLEDCDAEAEAEAAASAVAVAAISSDEIVGSGLGNCSVPATDGKSFVAADIDRVVAGVGVEKQSGSQSRSEEPLSVSLPADLSVETPPISLWPPLPSTRNSSGQMISHFPSVPPHFPSGPPSHFPFYEMNPMMGGPVFAFGPHDESASTTQSQPQNSTTSASRPIGSWQQCHSGVESFYGPPTGFTGPFIAPPGGIPGVQGPPHMVVYNHFAPVGQFGQVGLSFMGTTYIPSGKQPDWKHVPTSSATGAGEGDMNSMNMASSQRNPANMPSPIQHLAPGSPLMPMASPVAMFDVSPFQQLEGVQTSQFSHGPSVDQPLNAKRFTGSRASTSSDGDRSFPRTADVNVNQLPDELGLVDTSNSTATKNAQSVVNKTPSVIPITEAVKVDVQNGSGNQHASSSFKNQPSQVNISAQQSDHSSGHTNYQRGGVSQRNNSGGEWSHRRGHQGRNQSLGSDKNFSSTKVKQIYVAKQTISGASTVS from the exons ATGGCGGCCAATTCTGGCACCAAATATGTCTCAGTGAATCTGAACAAGTCCTATGGCCAGCATTCCACCTCCCTTGGATCCGTCCGTACGCAGCGCCCAGGAGCCGCAGTGGCTCCTTCGCGGCCACGCAGTTCACACAAGGCTGGGCCCAAACTTTCCGTTCCGCCCCCCTTGAACCTTCCTTCTCTGCGGAAGGAGCATGAGCGCTTCGATTCGCTGGGATCAGGAGGTGGGCCTGCTGGCCCCGGTGGTTCTGGAAGCGGTTCGAGGCCAAGTTCGGCAGGTTTGGGCTGGACCAAACCCGTGACGGAGGATGTGTCGCGGCCTGTAATCCAAGGCAAACCCACCGTGGCCGCCGCTGCACCGGTTTTGTCTGCTGTTTTGAGAGGAGAGGATTTTCCTTCCCTGCGGGCCACCTTGGCACCTGTGCCCGGCCCAAATCAGAAGATCCAGGAGAATTTGAATTCCATTCCGATTCCGAAGCAGAAATATTCACTTGCTGATGAAAATGTGTTTATTGATGAGAAGAAGGAGGGTCCTTCTGTTAATGATCATTCCAGTGTTTCTCGCAGTGTGAATGTGGTTGGTGGTGGTGATGATGGGCGTGGTTCTCGGGTTGTGAATACGAAGTATGGTGTTGGGAGGAAGCAGGAGGAGTATTTTCCGGGTCCTCTTCCGCTGGTTAGGTTGAATCCACGGTCAGATTGGGCAGATGATGAGCGTGACACGGGCCATGGTTTGATCAGGGAAGGTAGGGATCATGGTTTTTCCAAGGGGGAGGCTTATTGGGATTTTGATATGCCTAGGGTTGGTGTTTTGCCTCATAAGCATGATAAGAGGGGACCACTGAGGGGCAGTGAAGTGGGAAAGGTTTTGAACAGTGAAGTAGAGGCTTTTGATAGAATGGGTCCTGAAGGGAATTCCTGGAAGACTTCGAATTTGTCCATTCCTAAGGATGCTGGAAATGAGAGAAATGGTATTGGTGTTGGAGCGAGGCCGTCAAGTGGGAGTCGAGATGTGGGGAAGGATGGTAACAAGTATGTTCCTTCACCTTTTAGAGATGATGATGTTGGAAAGAGGGATTTTGGAAGGAGAGATGGTCAGGGTGGGAAACAGAAGCCTTGGAATAATGTGGTGGAACCTTATGGTGATCGGACTCGTGAGCAACTCAACAGAAACAGAGCTGATTCTGTCCAGAGCTCGGTTTCAAGATCTGCATTTTCCTCGGGTGGTAAGGGTCTGTCTGTTAATGATCCTCTGCTTAATTTTGGTAGAGAGAAGCGGGCTTTGCCTAAGAGTGAAAAGAATTTGTTGGAGGATccgtttatgaaagattttacAGGTTCTGGTTTTGATGGAAGGGATTTGTTTTCGGGTGGTCTTGTTGGGGTGGTTAAGAAGAAGAAGGATGTGCTGAAGCAAACTGATTTTCATGATCCTGTGAGAGAATCCTTTGAGGCTGAGCTTGAAAGGGTTCAGAGGATGCAAGAACAGGAGCGACAGCGAATAATTGAGGAGCAAGAAAGGGCAATGGAGTTGGCTCGCAGAGAAGAGGAGGAAAGATTAAGGCAGGCTAGAGAACAGGAAGAGAGGCAGAGGAGATTGGAAGAAGAAGCGAGAGAGGCAGCATGGAGAGCGGAACAAGAGAGAATGGAAGCTTTGCGGAAGGCTGAAGAGCAGAGGTTAGCCAGGGAAGAGGAGAAACAAAGGATCATTTTAGAAGAAGATAGGAGGAAACATGCTGCAAAGCAGAAGCTTTTAGAATTGGAGCAAAAGATTGCTAGGAGGCAGGCTGAGGCAGCCAAAAGTGGCAGTAATGCTATTGTTGTGGAAGAGAAAATGCCTGCAATAGTGAATGAGAAAGAAACATGTAGAGCTACAGATGGGGGTGATTGGGAAGATAGTGAAAGAATGGTAGATAGGATATTGACTTCGGCATCTTCTGATTCGTCAAGTGTGAGTAGGCCATTGGAGATGGGCTCTAGGTCTCATTTCTCTAGAGATTTATCTTCCACCTTTGTGGATAGAGGAAAACCACTTAATTCATGGAGAAGAGATACATATGAGAATTGGAACAGCTCTGCGTTTTTTCCACAAGAGCAGGAGAATAGTCATAACAGTCCCCGCAGAGATTTATCAATTGGTGGAAAGACATTTATGAGGAAAGAATATAATGGCGGGTCTGGATTGGTGTCTTCTAGGACGTATTATAAAGGAACAATTTCCGAGCCTCATTTAGATGAATATGCTCATGTAAAACCGCAGAGGTGGAATCAATCTGCAGATGGAGATCATCTTAGCAGAAATACAGCAGATATTGATTCTGATTTTcatgaaaattattttgaaagatTTGGGGATGGTTGGACGCAGGGCCGCACCCGTGGCAATCCATTTCCTCAATTCCCTGAGCGTACATATCCAAATTCTGAATCAGATGGACCCTATGCCTTGGGAAGGTCACGGTATTCTGTGAGGCAGCCTCGAGTACCTCCTCCTCCTTCAGTAGGTTCCGTACATAGAACTTACAAGAATGAAAATGAACACCCTGGCCCTTCTGCTTTCCTAGAAAATGAGATGCATTATAATCAAGCAACCAGGAGTGACTCTATCCTGCCAACTGGTTATGACAATGGGAATCGAGGACAACCTGAAGTAGGGGATGGCCGGCCAGAGACTGCCGAGAACGAGGACCATAAAGTGGAAACCACCCCTAGGTGTGATTCTCAGTCCTCACTCTCTGTTTCAAGCCCCCCAAGTTCTCCAACACATCTCTCCCATGATGATTTGGATGACTCGGGAGATTCCCATACCATACCGACTTCTGAAGATAGCAAAAGTGCTCCCCTCACAGCACCAGATAATGAATCCATTACAACACCGGCTGGAGCTGGAAATGACAATGTAGTTACTCCATGTGCTGTCTCTAGTGGTGAAGATGATGAATGGACTACTGAGAATAATGAGCAGTTCCAGGAACAAGAAgaatatgaagatgaagattatcAGGAGGAAGATGAAGTGCATGAAGGAGATGACCATGCTCAACTTAACCAGGATTTCGACGATATGCATTTGCAGGAGAAAGGTTTGCCCCACCTGATGGATAATCTGGTATTAGGATTTGATGAGGGTGTCCAGGTTGGGATGCCTAATGAAGAGTTTGAAAGGATATCGAAAGACGAAGAAACTACATTTATGGCTCAAGCTTCTGGCCTCACCCTAGAAGAACGCATATCTTATGACGAAGACCACACGAACCTCCAACCTGTTAATGAAACTTCTCAGGTCAATAGCACTTCCAGTGTGTTCCAGGAATCAGAGAAGCCAGCTCAGGATTTGGTCATTCAGCCTAGTAATGTGGTATCTGACAGTTTAGGTAATGTGGAAGCTTCTAATGGCCTGTTGACCCACCATAGTACACCAAGTTCAGTTACTATTGCCCCTTACTATTCGTCTTCTGGTCAAGCTGTTACCTCTAATGTAGCTGCTGCTCCAAGTCAAGCTGAGGTACCCATTAAGCTTCAATTTGGTCTGTTTTCTGGTCCATCTTTGATACCGTCACCCGTACCAGCCATACAGATTGGTTCTATACAGATGCCATTGCATCTGCATCCACAGGTTGGCACACCCCTTTCTCACATGCATCCATCACAGCCTCCTTTGTTTCAATTTGGCCAGCTAAGATATACATCTCCCATATCACAAGGTATAATGCCTCTTGGTCCTCAATCAATGTCATTTGTTCAGCCTAATATGCCATCCACTTTCTCTTATAATCAACAACCTGGGGGTCAAATGCCAGTTCAAACTGGTCCAGAAACTTCTGACTCCTTTATAAAAAATGAGATGAGGCACCATTCTGTTGACAGCCAAGCAGGTAATTCTAGAAATAAGTTACCACAAGGATCACTGCCAAGGGAGGATGCAGGAAATATCACTGGAATAAAGCAGGGTCGAATTGAGGCTGCCCATGATTCTAATAATAGCACCAGGACTTCTACTAGTTTCCCATTGGACAAGCAGGGGAACCAAAATGTAGTTGGGAAGAACAGCAATATTCCATCCAATTCTAAAGAATCAGATGTTCATGCCACCATTAGAGATTCTCAGCATCATTCAGTTTCAAAGGAGAATTTTACTGAGTCAAGAACTCAATTTCCCGCATCTGGTGGTAGGGGAAAGCGATATATCTTTACTGTGAAAAATTCAAACTCAAGACCATCAGGCCCATCTGCAAGGGTTAATCGCCCAGAACCTGGAGGATTTATGAGGAGGCCTCGTCGGAATATGCAGCGCACTGAGTTTCGAGTTCGGGAAAGTGGTGATAAGAGGCAGTCTACTAGTTCTGTTTTGACTGATCAGTTTGGGTTGGAGAACAAGTCAAATACCAATGGAAGGGGAGCAGGCATACCTGGAAGGCCTGGTCCTAGGAAGGGTACGAACAATAAATTGGGAAAACAGATTGTAGAATCAGCTACAGAAAACACACAAGGGATGGATTCTGGAAGCAGAGTTGAAAAGGTTGATGGAAAAGAATCAACAAAGACTCAGAATTTCTCACATACTGGAAATCTCAAAAGGAACTTGTGTTCTGAGGATGATGTTGATGCTCCATTGCAAAGTGGAGTTATACGTGTGTTTGAGCAACCTGGAATTGAAGCTCCTAGTGATGAAGATGACTTTATTGAAGTTCGATCAAAGAGGCAAATGTTAAATGATCGACGAGaacagagagagaaagaaattaAGGCCAAGTCTCGGGTTGCAAAG GTCCAAAGGAGACCCCGTTCCAGTTCACAAAGTGTTGTGGCCGTGGCCAATCCTACCAAAGGATCCATGACTCCAGTTGAAGTGGTTAACAGTATCCATGCTGCTTTTGTTGCTGCTGAAGTGCGTGGAATGGCGAAGATGGATGCCTCATCTGGATTTAATTCAAGCATATTGTCCCAAGCATTACCTCCAATAGGAACACCTCCTTTGAAAATTGATTCTCAAACTGATTTAAGATCTCAGATAAGCAG GTCACTTCAGACAAGTGTTCCAGCAGTTTCTGGTAGTGAAAATGACCCTGGGTCCGGTGTGATATTTGAAAGCAAGAACAAGGTTTTAGATAATGTTCAGACATCTTTGGGCTCTTGGAGTAATGCACAAATTAGTCAACAG GTAATGGCACTTACACAGACACAACTTGATGAGGCTATGAAGCCTCAACAGTTTGATTCACAGGCTTCTGTTGGCAATATAACAGGCGCTGTTAATGAACCCAGTTTGCCAACATCTTCCATTTTGACAAAGGAGAAAACCTTCTCGTCTGCAGCCAGTCCAATTAATTCCTTGCTTGCTGGAGAGAAAATTCAGTTTG GGGCAGTGACATCTCCAACCGTTCTTCCATCTAGCAGCCGTGTTGTGTCTCATGGCATTGGTCCACCTCGATCATCTAGATCGGACATGCAAATGACCCACACTCTTGCTGGATCGGATAATGATTGCAGTCTTTTCTTTGATAAGGAGAAACATGGTAATAAATCTCATGGTCATTTGGAAGATTGCGATGCAGAAGCTGAAGCTGAAGCTGCTGCTTCAGCTGTTGCTGTTGCTGCCATTAGTAGTGATGAGATTGTCGGAAGTGGATTGGGTAATTGTTCCGTCCCTGCTACAGATGGTAAAAGTTTTGTAGCTGCTGATATTGATAGGGTGGTAGCAG GAGTAGGTGTTGAGAAGCAGTCAGGTAGTCAATCTAGATCCGAGGAGCCTCTTAGTGTATCCCTTCCAGCCGACTTATCTGTTGAGACTCCACCAATATCCTTGTGGCCTCCATTACCAAGTACACGAAATTCCTCGGGTCAAATGATTTCCCATTTTCCTTCTGTCCCTCCTCATTTTCCTTCAGGCCCTCCCTCTCATTTTCCTTTCTATGAAATGAATCCGATGATGGGTGGTCCTGTCTTTGCTTTTGGACCACATGACGAATCTGCATCTACAACACAGTCACAGCCTCAAAATAGTACTACATCAGCGTCAAGGCCGATTGGAAGCTGGCAACAGTGCCATTCCGGTGTGGAATCTTTTTATGGACCTCCAACTGGATTTACTGGCCCTTTTATTGCTCCTCCCGGAGGCATTCCAGGAGTCCAGGGGCCACCACACATGGTTGTTTATAACCACTTCGCTCCTGTTGGACAATTTGGTCAAGTTGGCTTGAGTTTCATGGGTACTACTTATATCCCTTCTGGAAAGCAGCCTGATTGGAAACACGTCCCTACTTCTTCTGCCACAGGGGCAGGTGAAGGGGATATGAACAGTATGAATATGGCATCTTCGCAGCGGAATCCTGCTAACATGCCATCTCCAATTCAACATCTTGCCCCTGGTTCACCACTTATGCCAATGGCCTCTCCTGTGGCTATGTTTGACGTTTCGCCTTTCCAG CAACTAGAAGGGGTGCAGACTTCTCAATTCAGCCATGGCCCTTCTGTTGACCAGCCGTTAAATGCCAAGAGGTTTACTGGTTCTCGAGCTTCAACATCATCAGATGGTGATAGGAGTTTTCCTAGAACTGCAGATGTGAATGTTAACCAATTGCCTGATGAACTTGGATTGGTGGATACTTCAAACTCTACTGCTACCAAGAATGCACAGAGTGTTGTGAACAAGACTCCATCCGTGATTCCCATTACAGAAGCTGTGAAGGTTGATGTTCAGAATGGCAGTGGTAACCAGCATGCAAGTTCTTCTTTTAAGAATCAGCCCTCACAAGTTAATATTTCGGCCCAGCAGTCTGACCATTCCTCAGGACATACTAATTATCAGAGGGGTGGTGTTTCTCAGAGAAATAATTCTGGTGGTGAATGGTCGCATCGTAGAGGGCACCAGGGAAGAAATCAATCTCTGGGTTCAGACAAGAACTTTTCCTCGACAAAGGTAAAGCAAATATATGTGGCTAAACAGACTATTAGTGGGGCATCAACAGTATCATGA